Proteins from one Desulfonema limicola genomic window:
- a CDS encoding SHOCT domain-containing protein — MKKWFQDKIKSDYMQRQIYMMTNLGLFYIIIIALFAVPLMGTFVVVLIKGVLDFRYLILAGGIIFTALIIFYGARFIIKAFKRFKKNGIDAFQDAQNQGKTGEPVQIGMFNGLITFSYGRNNNDKNLVQNQDTVLLLPDASSKSAAYDAMQKIKELSEMKNQGIISEDEFQLLKQNLIHEI, encoded by the coding sequence ATGAAAAAATGGTTTCAAGATAAAATAAAAAGCGATTATATGCAAAGGCAGATATATATGATGACAAACCTGGGGCTGTTTTATATTATCATCATAGCCCTTTTTGCTGTTCCCCTTATGGGAACCTTTGTAGTTGTCCTGATAAAAGGTGTTTTGGATTTCAGATACCTGATTCTGGCAGGAGGAATAATTTTCACAGCTCTTATTATATTTTACGGAGCCAGATTTATTATCAAAGCATTTAAAAGGTTTAAAAAAAATGGAATAGACGCATTTCAGGATGCTCAAAACCAGGGAAAAACAGGGGAACCGGTTCAAATAGGTATGTTTAACGGGCTTATAACATTTTCTTATGGCAGGAATAATAATGATAAAAACCTGGTGCAAAACCAGGATACAGTATTATTACTGCCAGATGCCTCATCTAAATCTGCAGCTTATGATGCCATGCAAAAAATAAAAGAACTTTCTGAAATGAAAAATCAGGGAATAATAAGTGAGGATGAATTTCAATTATTAAAACAAAATTTAATACATGAAATTTGA
- a CDS encoding YbaB/EbfC family nucleoid-associated protein, which produces MKGMGMGNMMKQAQKMQAKMLKMQEELADETVETTSGGGMVKVVANGKQQIVSMQIEKEVVDPEDVEMLQDLIVAAVNDALKKSQEMVAERMGKLVPPGLNIPGLM; this is translated from the coding sequence ATGAAAGGTATGGGTATGGGAAACATGATGAAGCAGGCTCAGAAGATGCAGGCCAAAATGCTTAAAATGCAGGAGGAACTTGCTGATGAGACTGTTGAAACCACCTCGGGAGGAGGCATGGTCAAGGTTGTTGCAAATGGTAAGCAGCAGATTGTTTCTATGCAGATTGAAAAAGAGGTTGTTGACCCTGAAGATGTTGAAATGCTGCAGGATCTGATTGTGGCAGCAGTAAATGATGCTTTAAAAAAATCCCAGGAAATGGTTGCTGAACGCATGGGTAAGCTGGTTCCCCCGGGCTTAAATATTCCTGGATTAATGTAA
- the dnaX gene encoding DNA polymerase III subunit gamma/tau: MSYLVLARKYRPQTFEDVVKQEHVTRTLSNAIVSGRVAHAILFSGPRGTGKTTVARILAKAMNCKQGPTPLPCNICRSCKEITAGSSPDVFEIDGASNNGVDHIRELRENIRYMPAYSPYKIYIIDEVHMLSTQAFNALLKTLEEPPSHIMFLFATTEPHKIPITILSRCQRHDLRRIDMESITGHMALLCNKEGVDIQKESLALIARESGGSMRDALSLLDQVITCSQDNMTHEHILDILGVIDRKFLFDISAAVLQGDMGRILELIADIYDHGHNLKELYTSLLEHFRNLMVAKMGNQAAGLIDLPSHEIRLMAEQVKNVSGLFLNQILDALFKEETIIKFSTQPRLALEMAFIRIFQIKPALPIEQLIEKIDNLSKGVSLEFVSAFPAPMPGQSMLREGKSYETNRCELSEPPLENKPESAIIKFDQNDSDDEIWEKLKKLITSESSSLGSYLNKADFKRLNNDRLEIQANDSSFNFKQISKKEDLIKDICEKFFGKKITLLIIPEKTGNNKKIETKTQAEQKKQDALNHPITQAALEIFNGKLVEVKILQEV, translated from the coding sequence ATGTCCTATCTTGTGCTTGCCCGTAAATACAGGCCCCAGACATTTGAAGATGTTGTGAAACAGGAACATGTAACCCGTACCTTATCTAATGCCATTGTATCAGGCAGGGTTGCCCATGCAATCTTGTTTTCAGGCCCAAGGGGGACAGGAAAAACAACTGTTGCCAGAATTCTTGCAAAAGCAATGAATTGCAAACAGGGGCCGACCCCTTTACCCTGCAATATATGCAGATCATGTAAAGAAATTACAGCAGGCAGTTCACCTGATGTTTTTGAAATTGACGGAGCATCAAACAATGGCGTGGATCATATTCGGGAGCTGCGTGAAAATATCCGCTACATGCCTGCATACAGTCCTTACAAGATATATATAATAGATGAAGTACACATGCTGAGTACCCAGGCATTTAATGCACTTTTAAAAACCCTTGAAGAACCCCCTTCTCATATAATGTTTCTGTTTGCAACAACTGAGCCTCACAAAATACCCATAACCATTCTTTCAAGATGCCAGCGCCATGATCTCAGGAGAATTGATATGGAATCAATAACAGGACATATGGCTTTATTGTGCAATAAGGAAGGTGTGGATATACAAAAGGAAAGCCTGGCATTGATTGCAAGGGAATCAGGAGGCAGCATGCGGGATGCCTTGAGTCTGCTGGATCAGGTCATAACATGTTCCCAGGATAATATGACCCATGAACATATACTTGATATATTAGGTGTAATTGACAGGAAGTTTCTTTTTGATATTTCAGCAGCAGTATTACAGGGAGATATGGGAAGAATCCTTGAGCTTATTGCTGATATTTATGATCATGGTCATAATTTAAAGGAATTATATACATCTCTTTTGGAGCATTTCAGAAATCTCATGGTAGCTAAAATGGGAAACCAGGCAGCCGGCTTGATAGACCTTCCTTCCCATGAGATCAGGCTTATGGCAGAGCAGGTAAAAAATGTGTCAGGGCTTTTTTTAAACCAGATACTTGATGCTCTTTTTAAAGAAGAAACTATAATAAAATTTTCCACCCAGCCAAGACTGGCACTGGAAATGGCATTTATAAGAATATTTCAGATCAAACCAGCCCTGCCTATTGAGCAGCTTATTGAAAAAATAGATAATTTAAGCAAAGGGGTAAGTCTTGAATTTGTTTCAGCGTTTCCTGCTCCAATGCCTGGACAATCTATGCTCAGGGAGGGAAAATCATATGAAACAAATAGATGTGAACTTTCTGAGCCTCCACTTGAAAATAAACCAGAATCTGCTATTATTAAATTTGATCAAAATGATTCTGATGATGAAATATGGGAAAAACTTAAAAAATTGATTACCAGTGAATCTTCATCACTGGGATCGTATCTCAATAAAGCAGATTTTAAAAGGCTCAATAATGACAGGCTGGAGATACAGGCAAATGACAGCAGTTTTAATTTTAAACAGATTTCAAAAAAAGAAGACCTGATAAAAGATATTTGTGAAAAATTTTTTGGCAAAAAAATAACATTGCTTATTATCCCTGAAAAAACAGGGAATAATAAGAAAATTGAAACAAAAACACAGGCTGAACAAAAAAAACAGGATGCTTTGAATCACCCGATTACACAGGCAGCACTGGAAATTTTTAACGGCAAGCTTGTGGAAGTTAAAATTTTACAGGAGGTATGA
- a CDS encoding inorganic pyrophosphatase Ppa, translating to MAMTKFLQEAKKFEIQTYKKPKNIKLLKAENVAFSGTPLKHPYDSAKVVLVADPYSTNTFYYEFKAEDISFVEELPNMVNEDGETINMARVWIKKKRVGIRCTPFLVEDIGAVSNNKNKI from the coding sequence ATGGCTATGACTAAATTTCTGCAAGAAGCAAAAAAATTTGAGATTCAAACATATAAAAAACCTAAAAATATTAAACTGCTAAAAGCTGAGAATGTTGCTTTTTCCGGAACACCTCTTAAACATCCCTATGATTCAGCAAAAGTAGTTTTAGTAGCAGACCCTTACAGCACCAACACATTTTACTATGAATTTAAAGCTGAAGATATTTCCTTTGTTGAAGAACTGCCGAATATGGTAAATGAGGATGGAGAAACAATAAATATGGCAAGGGTATGGATTAAGAAAAAACGCGTTGGTATCAGATGCACACCCTTTCTGGTGGAAGATATAGGTGCTGTTTCCAATAATAAGAATAAGATATAA
- the recR gene encoding recombination mediator RecR produces MTYYPQSFITLVKNLSILPGIGQKTAERLAMHLLRAPRKETEALARSILNLKEKIRLCSRCFALSDNDLCQICSNPARDPFIVCVVENAAEMTAIEKSGAFTGHYHILQGVLSPMDGVGPDDIRIRELMLRIEQDNIKEIILATGTNLEGDTTASYIAQQLASYPVKVTRIASGVPMGGDLKYVDHITLKRAMETRHAM; encoded by the coding sequence ATGACTTATTATCCTCAATCATTTATTACTCTGGTTAAAAATCTTTCAATTTTGCCTGGAATTGGCCAAAAGACTGCGGAGCGCCTTGCTATGCATCTGCTCCGCGCTCCCAGGAAAGAAACTGAAGCACTTGCCAGAAGCATATTAAACCTTAAAGAAAAGATCCGTTTATGCTCCAGATGTTTTGCCCTTAGTGATAATGATCTCTGTCAGATATGCAGCAACCCGGCAAGGGATCCTTTTATTGTGTGTGTTGTTGAAAATGCAGCAGAAATGACAGCTATTGAAAAATCAGGAGCATTTACAGGTCATTACCATATTCTTCAGGGGGTTCTTTCTCCTATGGATGGTGTGGGGCCTGATGATATAAGAATACGGGAACTTATGCTGCGGATTGAGCAGGACAATATAAAAGAAATTATCCTGGCTACAGGTACAAATCTTGAGGGAGATACAACTGCATCATATATTGCACAACAACTGGCATCATATCCTGTAAAGGTTACGCGCATTGCATCAGGTGTTCCTATGGGCGGAGATCTTAAATATGTTGACCATATTACTTTAAAACGAGCAATGGAGACCCGTCATGCCATGTGA
- a CDS encoding YkgJ family cysteine cluster protein: protein MPCENEPEIFECRQCGECCKGYGGTYISQKDIQAIADYIKVSPQEFLSRYCRQSGSKTVIAQAENGYCIFWKDKICTIHPVKPEMCRQWPFIQSVIKDVNNWRIMAGMCPGMRTDVSDERIIQSVKQKLKQGSA from the coding sequence ATGCCATGTGAAAATGAGCCGGAAATATTTGAATGCAGACAATGCGGTGAATGCTGCAAAGGATATGGAGGGACATATATCAGCCAAAAAGACATCCAGGCTATTGCCGATTATATCAAGGTTTCACCTCAAGAATTTTTGTCCCGATACTGCCGGCAGTCAGGCAGTAAAACAGTTATTGCCCAGGCTGAAAACGGTTATTGTATATTCTGGAAAGATAAAATCTGCACCATTCACCCGGTAAAGCCTGAGATGTGCAGGCAGTGGCCTTTTATTCAAAGTGTAATAAAGGATGTGAACAACTGGCGCATTATGGCCGGCATGTGCCCTGGAATGCGTACAGATGTTTCAGATGAAAGGATTATACAATCTGTCAAGCAAAAATTAAAGCAGGGGTCTGCATAA
- the murI gene encoding glutamate racemase yields MIGIFDSGIGGLTVVQALKSMLPEYDMIYFGDTARTPYGSKSAKSVMEYALQDTEFLISKGAKLIVVACNTASSIAMEALTEKFDIPVFEVITPAAEHAVLVSKKLRIGVIGTRATINSGIYEKKILKLNPDAKILSYPCPLLVSLVEEGWIKKPETFMIVKKYLHPLKVRQIDTLIMGCTHYPILKDTIQRKIGKQVKLIDSSITIAENVKNFLKSNPDFDLTMQKNSKICFYVSDITEQFKHTAKSILKTSICLEPVNL; encoded by the coding sequence ATGATTGGAATATTTGATTCAGGAATCGGGGGGCTTACTGTTGTCCAGGCTTTAAAATCCATGCTGCCTGAATATGATATGATTTATTTTGGCGATACGGCACGCACCCCCTATGGGAGCAAAAGTGCAAAAAGTGTTATGGAATATGCGCTTCAAGATACTGAATTTCTTATAAGTAAAGGAGCAAAGCTCATTGTTGTAGCCTGCAACACTGCATCAAGTATTGCAATGGAAGCTTTGACAGAAAAATTTGATATACCAGTATTTGAGGTTATTACACCAGCAGCAGAGCATGCTGTTTTGGTTTCAAAAAAACTCAGAATAGGAGTTATCGGTACAAGAGCAACCATAAACAGCGGAATATATGAAAAAAAAATTCTTAAATTAAATCCTGATGCAAAAATACTGTCTTATCCATGCCCCTTATTAGTTTCTCTTGTTGAAGAAGGGTGGATAAAGAAACCTGAAACTTTCATGATTGTTAAAAAATATCTTCATCCCCTGAAGGTCAGGCAGATTGATACCCTTATTATGGGATGCACCCATTACCCTATTTTAAAAGATACTATTCAAAGAAAAATAGGTAAACAGGTGAAACTTATAGACTCTTCCATTACAATTGCAGAAAATGTTAAAAATTTTTTAAAATCAAATCCTGATTTTGATTTAACAATGCAGAAAAACAGTAAAATTTGTTTCTATGTGTCTGATATAACAGAGCAGTTTAAACATACGGCAAAATCAATATTAAAGACCAGTATATGCCTTGAACCAGTGAATTTATAA
- a CDS encoding electron transfer flavoprotein subunit alpha/FixB family protein yields the protein MTNKIKKSIWVFGDYRNYFQNRVTLQLLARARELAPKIQAEVCAVVFGCSLDEYVGEYIAHGAQKVYVTDHPVLKDYNVETYSVLMEKLVKTHNPEILLTGATYFGREFAPRVAKRLHTGLTADCIGLEINKDGLLVQTAPSFGGNLLAEIVTPETRPQMATVRPGTFQEIPHDYNARGRVINIPLPDNLPKPGVRLISSQKLPQREQRLEDAKIVICGGRGMGSKTKFKKLFELAKIMEAEVGATRPAVYSRWAEHEALIGQAGKHISPKILFSFGISGAIQHTAAINDADLIIAVNKNPNAAMMKMADVAIAADANQICSSLIRELKKRIRE from the coding sequence ATGACAAATAAAATAAAAAAAAGTATCTGGGTATTTGGGGATTATCGGAATTATTTCCAAAACAGGGTAACTCTTCAATTACTGGCCCGTGCCAGGGAACTTGCTCCCAAGATTCAAGCAGAGGTATGTGCTGTTGTATTTGGCTGCAGCCTGGACGAATATGTTGGAGAATATATTGCTCACGGAGCACAAAAGGTTTATGTAACAGATCATCCTGTACTTAAAGATTATAATGTGGAAACCTATTCTGTATTAATGGAAAAACTGGTCAAAACACACAACCCTGAGATACTATTGACAGGTGCCACATATTTTGGCCGTGAATTTGCGCCCCGTGTGGCAAAACGGCTTCATACCGGCCTGACTGCTGACTGCATCGGCCTGGAAATAAATAAAGACGGACTTCTGGTACAAACTGCCCCATCTTTTGGCGGCAATCTCCTTGCAGAGATTGTAACACCTGAAACCCGTCCCCAGATGGCAACTGTCAGACCTGGCACATTCCAGGAAATTCCCCATGATTATAACGCCAGGGGCAGGGTAATTAATATACCTTTGCCGGATAATCTGCCAAAACCAGGAGTTCGTTTAATCAGTTCCCAAAAACTGCCCCAGAGAGAGCAGCGTCTTGAAGATGCAAAAATAGTAATATGCGGGGGACGGGGTATGGGCAGTAAAACCAAGTTTAAAAAACTGTTTGAACTGGCAAAGATTATGGAAGCAGAGGTAGGTGCCACCAGGCCGGCAGTATATTCCAGGTGGGCTGAACATGAAGCACTGATAGGCCAGGCAGGAAAACATATCAGTCCTAAAATTCTTTTTTCTTTTGGCATAAGCGGAGCGATTCAGCATACAGCAGCAATAAATGATGCAGATTTAATCATTGCTGTAAACAAAAATCCCAATGCTGCCATGATGAAAATGGCTGATGTGGCAATAGCAGCCGATGCAAATCAGATATGTTCATCACTTATAAGAGAATTGAAAAAACGGATAAGGGAATAG
- a CDS encoding DUF1015 domain-containing protein — translation MAEIVPFKGIMYNPEKIKSLADVTAPPYDVISPEEQEMYHKKHDQNIIRLILGKIFETDTQQDNRYTRAAEWCKQWHKQDILVKDIDDAFYFTSIEFMASGRIMTRYGLTACVKIEPFEKGIILPHEKTFSRVKSERLELMKAAHMNFSPIFALYSDPDNILETLKKEVQGKIPDSDFTDMAGHRQVLWRITKPDVHQYIKEKMKSETLFIADGHHRYETALNYRNWLAETIPDFSPDHPGNYVMMYLSSMQDPGMLIFPAHRLLKNIDPDIIDSFISKAEQYFDLSVIPFKEHESDRIPDDFMSGLQAGNDSKTIGVFLKNSFNLYLLALKPNVMDKLFAQELPQALRELDVTVLTRLIFMEILGFDQARLDNEKLISYTTIPQEAVKKVLNNECDMAFILNPTKIEQVQNIARQGLIMPRKSTYFYPKVITGQVLNPLKP, via the coding sequence ATGGCTGAAATTGTCCCTTTTAAGGGAATAATGTATAATCCTGAAAAAATAAAGAGTCTTGCAGATGTTACTGCACCGCCTTATGATGTTATTTCCCCTGAAGAACAGGAAATGTATCATAAAAAACACGATCAGAATATTATCAGGCTTATACTTGGAAAAATATTTGAAACTGATACTCAACAGGATAACCGCTATACCCGTGCTGCTGAATGGTGTAAACAATGGCATAAACAAGATATTCTGGTAAAAGATATTGATGATGCTTTTTATTTTACATCAATTGAGTTTATGGCATCAGGCAGAATAATGACACGTTACGGCCTTACAGCCTGTGTAAAAATTGAACCCTTTGAAAAAGGTATAATTCTGCCCCATGAAAAAACCTTTTCCAGAGTCAAGTCAGAAAGACTGGAGTTAATGAAAGCTGCACACATGAATTTCAGTCCTATTTTTGCTTTATATTCTGATCCTGACAATATTCTTGAAACCTTGAAAAAAGAGGTGCAAGGCAAAATACCTGATTCTGATTTTACAGATATGGCAGGCCACAGACAGGTTTTATGGCGCATAACAAAGCCTGATGTACACCAGTATATAAAGGAAAAGATGAAATCTGAAACCCTGTTTATTGCTGACGGCCATCACAGGTATGAAACTGCTCTTAATTATCGGAACTGGCTTGCAGAAACTATTCCTGATTTTTCCCCTGACCATCCCGGCAATTATGTTATGATGTATCTTTCAAGTATGCAGGATCCTGGAATGCTGATATTTCCTGCCCATCGCTTATTAAAAAATATTGATCCAGATATTATTGACAGTTTTATTTCAAAAGCTGAACAATATTTTGATCTTTCTGTCATACCTTTTAAAGAACATGAATCAGACAGAATTCCTGATGATTTTATGTCAGGACTCCAGGCTGGTAATGACAGCAAAACCATTGGTGTTTTTTTGAAAAACAGTTTTAACCTGTATCTGCTTGCTTTAAAACCCAATGTTATGGATAAATTGTTTGCACAAGAACTGCCCCAGGCATTAAGAGAACTGGATGTTACTGTTTTGACAAGATTGATTTTTATGGAAATACTGGGCTTTGATCAGGCCCGGCTTGATAATGAAAAGCTTATATCCTATACAACCATTCCCCAGGAAGCTGTTAAAAAAGTCTTGAATAATGAATGTGATATGGCTTTTATATTAAATCCTACAAAAATAGAACAGGTTCAAAATATTGCCAGACAGGGATTAATCATGCCGAGAAAATCAACCTATTTTTATCCCAAAGTAATTACAGGCCAGGTACTTAATCCTTTAAAACCTTAG
- a CDS encoding acyl-CoA dehydrogenase family protein, with product MDFNPCMKHKVVRKMVREFAESELAPIVYDIDKDARFPWEVIEKMKPLNFFGLQIPKAYGGAEADSISYAITIEELSRVSAALGLCVTVHNSVGAYPIACFGTDLQKKRFLPSLAGGEHIGAFCLTEANAGSDAGGVETHAVKQGNNYIINGTKIFVTNGGVCGTALVFALTDSPDPRRAASVFIVENDTPGFSVGEIEDLCGMRANPVSSLFFEDCLVSKDHLLGSRGDGLKIGLAALDTGRIGIAAQALGIAQAAFEASVKYSKERQQFKKPISSFQTIQNYLADMTTEIDAARLLLYRACALKDTGRPFGPEAAKAKLYCSGLAKRVTDMAVQIHGGYGYSREYDVERYFRDAKVTEIYEGTSEVQRMVIARAVLSQPV from the coding sequence ATGGATTTTAACCCGTGCATGAAACATAAGGTAGTGCGTAAGATGGTTCGTGAATTTGCTGAATCAGAACTTGCACCTATTGTATATGATATAGATAAAGATGCCCGTTTCCCCTGGGAGGTTATTGAAAAGATGAAGCCCCTGAATTTTTTCGGGCTTCAAATACCAAAAGCCTATGGCGGGGCTGAAGCAGACAGTATAAGCTATGCAATTACCATTGAAGAGCTTTCCCGTGTGAGCGCAGCTTTAGGACTTTGTGTTACTGTTCACAACAGTGTGGGAGCATATCCCATTGCCTGTTTTGGAACAGATTTACAAAAAAAAAGATTTCTGCCTTCTTTGGCAGGCGGAGAACACATAGGAGCTTTCTGCCTGACCGAAGCAAATGCAGGTTCGGATGCAGGAGGGGTGGAAACCCATGCTGTTAAACAAGGTAATAATTATATTATTAATGGTACAAAGATATTTGTTACAAACGGCGGTGTCTGCGGTACGGCACTGGTGTTTGCACTAACTGATTCTCCAGACCCCAGGCGTGCTGCAAGTGTTTTTATAGTGGAAAATGATACACCTGGATTTTCGGTAGGGGAAATTGAAGATCTTTGCGGTATGCGTGCAAACCCTGTTTCATCCCTGTTTTTTGAAGACTGCCTGGTTTCAAAAGACCATCTTTTGGGCAGCCGGGGAGACGGCCTTAAAATCGGGCTTGCTGCACTGGATACAGGACGAATAGGCATAGCAGCCCAGGCCCTTGGCATTGCCCAGGCAGCTTTTGAAGCATCTGTAAAATATTCCAAAGAACGCCAGCAGTTTAAAAAACCCATATCATCTTTTCAAACCATCCAGAATTATCTTGCTGATATGACAACAGAGATTGATGCAGCAAGGCTTCTTCTCTATCGCGCCTGTGCATTAAAAGATACAGGCAGGCCCTTTGGCCCTGAAGCTGCAAAAGCAAAGCTGTATTGCAGCGGGCTGGCAAAAAGGGTTACAGATATGGCTGTTCAAATTCACGGGGGATATGGATACAGCAGGGAGTATGATGTGGAACGATATTTCAGGGATGCAAAAGTAACTGAAATTTATGAAGGAACCAGCGAGGTCCAGCGCATGGTCATTGCAAGGGCTGTATTATCCCAGCCTGTTTAA
- a CDS encoding electron transfer flavoprotein subunit beta/FixA family protein translates to MLKLIVCIKQVPMVSELPWDSRTNTLKREIADGMINPGCKHALEAALQLKRQYGADITVITMGPPMAEEILREAAALGADRGILLTDKAMAGADTLITSYTLARAIEKECPGFDLVLCGSCTSDSETAQVGPQLMEELGIPGAAYVENIQLKNRTLIMKRESDDFLETLEMDLPGLVTITTRQYAPGYASLAGLQDAFDKADIRKLSAGDLNLDIKKIGIKASPTKILKVYSPSAEKENIMLKGSAKKIVDTLFEKFGDKISGAIGKDLKTHDHEENDDK, encoded by the coding sequence ATGTTAAAATTAATAGTATGTATAAAACAGGTTCCAATGGTCTCTGAACTTCCCTGGGATTCAAGAACCAATACATTAAAACGTGAAATAGCTGACGGCATGATAAATCCTGGATGCAAACATGCTTTAGAGGCTGCACTTCAGCTTAAACGTCAATATGGTGCAGATATTACGGTAATTACCATGGGCCCCCCAATGGCAGAGGAAATACTGCGCGAGGCTGCTGCCCTGGGAGCAGACCGGGGTATTTTACTTACAGATAAAGCTATGGCAGGTGCAGATACATTAATAACATCATACACCCTTGCCCGTGCAATAGAAAAGGAATGCCCTGGTTTTGATCTGGTTTTGTGCGGTTCCTGTACCAGTGACAGTGAAACAGCCCAGGTCGGCCCCCAGCTTATGGAAGAACTTGGAATACCCGGTGCTGCCTATGTTGAAAATATTCAACTTAAAAACAGAACCCTTATAATGAAAAGGGAATCAGATGATTTTCTTGAAACCCTGGAAATGGATCTTCCAGGGCTGGTAACAATAACAACCCGTCAGTATGCACCAGGATATGCCTCCCTGGCAGGGCTTCAGGATGCTTTTGATAAAGCAGATATAAGAAAACTTTCAGCAGGAGACTTAAACCTTGATATAAAAAAAATAGGCATAAAAGCATCGCCTACAAAAATATTAAAGGTATATTCCCCTTCTGCTGAAAAAGAAAATATTATGCTAAAAGGCTCTGCTAAAAAGATTGTTGATACCTTATTTGAGAAATTTGGCGATAAAATAAGCGGTGCCATAGGCAAAGACCTTAAAACACACGATCATGAAGAAAATGATGACAAATAA
- a CDS encoding tRNA1(Val) (adenine(37)-N6)-methyltransferase: MHDLTYDKFFNGRLQVMQQQKGYRFSLDAVLLAHYAGFYEKKTILDLGTGCGIIPLIIGFQCPYTRISGVEIQKQLADTAVLNVNANNMEKQINILCKDMKTLTHQDISGPVDMVVTNPPYRKLDSGRINPGSQKAIARHEIKVSLADVIQTAVKMLNISGIFLIIYPVERLAELLSIMHNLNLEPKFLRMIHSRQNCEAKLVIAEGIKGGRPGIKIGSPLVIYELDGRYTDEVNRIFMQN, translated from the coding sequence GTGCATGATTTAACATATGATAAATTTTTTAACGGCAGGCTCCAGGTTATGCAGCAGCAAAAAGGTTATCGTTTTTCTCTTGATGCTGTTCTGCTGGCTCATTATGCAGGTTTTTATGAAAAAAAGACCATTCTTGATCTTGGAACAGGCTGCGGCATAATTCCCCTGATTATTGGTTTTCAATGTCCTTACACCCGTATTTCAGGGGTTGAGATTCAAAAACAGCTTGCAGATACAGCAGTATTAAATGTTAATGCAAATAACATGGAAAAGCAGATTAATATTTTATGTAAAGACATGAAAACATTAACACACCAGGATATTTCAGGGCCTGTTGACATGGTTGTAACCAACCCTCCATATCGAAAACTTGATTCAGGCAGGATAAATCCTGGGTCTCAAAAAGCCATTGCCAGGCATGAGATCAAGGTTTCTCTTGCTGATGTGATTCAAACTGCAGTGAAAATGCTTAATATCTCGGGCATATTTTTAATAATCTATCCAGTTGAACGGCTGGCAGAACTTTTGTCCATTATGCATAATCTAAACCTTGAACCAAAATTTCTGCGCATGATTCACTCCAGGCAGAATTGTGAAGCCAAACTTGTAATAGCTGAAGGGATAAAAGGAGGGCGACCGGGAATAAAGATCGGTTCCCCCCTGGTAATTTATGAGCTGGATGGAAGATACACAGATGAAGTCAACAGAATATTTATGCAGAACTAA
- a CDS encoding DUF721 domain-containing protein, giving the protein METNTKEFVHIGSVIQNALAGYRRKTDSELVRIWEIWDNAVGPAIFENARPAAFKGKLLIVNVTSSTWIHALQFQKDIIIEKINNVLGKKLVDEIQFKVGSL; this is encoded by the coding sequence ATGGAAACAAATACAAAAGAATTTGTACATATAGGCAGTGTTATTCAAAATGCCCTGGCAGGTTATCGCAGGAAAACAGACAGTGAACTGGTCAGGATATGGGAAATCTGGGATAATGCAGTCGGGCCTGCAATTTTTGAAAATGCACGGCCTGCAGCATTTAAAGGAAAACTGCTTATTGTTAATGTAACTAGTTCAACGTGGATACATGCTCTCCAGTTTCAAAAGGATATAATTATAGAAAAAATAAATAATGTTCTTGGAAAAAAACTGGTTGATGAAATTCAATTTAAGGTTGGATCCTTATAA